The following proteins are co-located in the Perca fluviatilis chromosome 22, GENO_Pfluv_1.0, whole genome shotgun sequence genome:
- the LOC120551976 gene encoding inositol monophosphatase 1-like — protein MADPWQNAYDFAVQVARAAGAVIRNAGEDDIKVQTKSCAVDLVTQTDERVEKIIIGSLKEQFGNGTHCFIGEESVAKGEPCILTDKPTWIIDPVDGTTNFVHGFPFVAVSIAFAVNKELEFGVVYSCLEDKMYKARKGKGAFCNDEPIKVSDVNDINKSIIISEHGTDRSIEKVTKIFSTMQKILRIPVHGLRGSGTAATNMCLVASGASEAFFEIGIHCWDIAAGAVIVKEAGGLVLDVDGGPFDLMSRRMVSANNKVIADRIIKEIEIFQVVRDDAPIQKK, from the exons ATGGCTGACCCATGGCAGAATGCATATGACTTTGCTGTTCAAGTGGCAAGAGCTGCTGGAGCG GTGATCAGGAACGCCGGGGAGGATGACATAAAGGTCCAGACAAAGAGCTGCGCTGTAGACCTTGTCACTCAGACTGACGAGAGGGTGGAGAAAATCATCATCGGGTCTCTTAAAGAACAATTTGGAAATGGCACACACTG TTTCATTGGAGAAGAGTCAGTCGCAAAGGGGGAGCCATGTATCTTAACTGACAAACCTACATGGATCATAGACCCTGTGGACGGCACCACCAACTTCGTGCATGG ATTCCCGTTCGTGGCTGTGTCTATTGCCTTTGCTGTCAATAAGGAG TTGGAGTTTGGTGTGGTGTACAGCTGCTTGGAAGACAAGATGTATAAAGCAAGGAAAGGGAAGGGAGCTTTCTGCAACGATGAACCGATTAAGGTGTCCGATGTAAACG ACATCAATAAGTCCATTATCATCTCTGAGCATGGAACTGACAGGAGCATAGAAAAGGTAACCAAGATCTTCTCAACCATGCAGAAGATCCTCCGCATCCCAGTGCATGG GCTGCGTGGGTCAGGGACAGCTGCCACTAACATGTGTCTGGTGGCGTCGGGGGCGTCGGAGGCCTTCTTTGAGATTGGGATCCATTGCTGGGACATTGCTGCTGGAGCGGTTATAGTCAAAGAAGCCGGCGGACTAGTGCTGGATGTTGATG GGGGACCGTTTGATTTGATGTCTCGAAGGATGGTTTCAGCAAACAACAAGGTTATTGCTGATCGGATCATCAAGGAAATTGAAATATTCCAAGTGGTGAGGGACGACGCTCCGATACAGAAGAAATGA